The following coding sequences are from one Brienomyrus brachyistius isolate T26 unplaced genomic scaffold, BBRACH_0.4 scaffold120, whole genome shotgun sequence window:
- the si:ch211-251b21.1 gene encoding glutamate receptor U1 — MRSKQGIIVCLTALLTAICDAGPPTLSVTTVKQEPYTMPKGTELEGYCMDLLSELSKKLNFKYNVHLVKDGNYGRQDERGNWNGMIGEVLRGEADLAVAPLTLTATREKFVDMSKPFMQTGISFILHKDMRSSDPDLFSFLSPFSTETWVGILVAYLVTGVCIYVVSRLSPCEWSEPQTEENSFSLMHSLWYTAGAVALQGAGPHPKALSGRVIVAIWWFFAVVLLASYFANLSSAQQSDKPQVSLATFEDLANQDMVEYGTLSASSTMTFLKNSNNLLYRRIYENMERKKSLVSSFDEGIRRAQKGNYAFIGESVSLDLAVSRYCNLVRSREVIGMRGYSIVGPIGSPMMKNVSVAILQLSEAGELDFLRNKWWSNSCVQEGSGASSVHPHCLKGAFVVLGLGLGLGVMLALLELISSSRKSAKEQKKNCCSVLSAELSQRLGTSGAQKTQETTDKSKP, encoded by the exons ATGAGGTCAAAGCAGGGAATCATTGTGTGTCTGACAGCCCTTCTGACAGCGATCTGTGATGCAG GGCCCCCGACTTTATCTGTGACCACCGTTAAG CAAGAGCCGTACACAATGCCCAAGGGCACCGAGCTGGAGGGGTACTGCATGGACCTGCTCTCGGAGCTTTCAAAGAAGCTGAACTTCAAGTACAACGTGCACCTGGTGAAGGACGGCAACTACGGGCGGCAGGATGAGCGCGGCAACTGGAATGGGATGATCGGGGAGGTGCTGAGAGGG GAGGCGGACCTAGCTGTGGCTCCGCTGACGCTGACCGCCACTCGCGAGAAGTTTGTGGACATGAGCAAACCCTTCATGCAGACGGGAATCAGCTTCATCCTTCACAAAGACATGCGCTCCAGCGATCCAGACTTGTTCAGCTTCCTCAGCCCCTTCTCCACGGAGACCTGGGTCGGCATCCTGGTCGCATACCTGGTGACAGGAGTGTGCATCTACGTCGTCTCCAG GCTGAGTCCGTGCGAGTGGAGCGAGCCCCAGACGGAGGAGAACAGCTTCTCGCTCATGCACAGCCTCTGGTACACAGCCGGGGCCGTCGCCTTGCAAG GCGCTGGGCCCCACCCCAAGGCCCTTTCTGGACGCGTGATCGTCGCCATCTGGTGGTTCTTTGCAGTAGTACTCCTCGCTAGTTACTTTGCTAACTTGAGCTCCGCTCAGCAGTCGGACAAACCGCAGGTTTCCCTGGCGACCTTCGAGGACCTCGCCAATCAGGATATGGTTGAATACGGAACCCTCAGTGCCTCTTCCACCATGACGTTCCTTAAG AATTCCAACAACCTATTGTATCGCAGGATCTATGAGAatatggagagaaaaaaaagtttaGTATCATCATTTGATGAGGGAATCCGCAGGGCGCAGAAGGGTAACTACGCCTTCATCGGAGAGTCCGTGTCCCTGGACCTGGCGGTGTCACGCTACTGCAACCTGGTCCGCAGCCGTGAGGTGATCGGAATGAGGGGGTACAGCATCGTGGGGCCTATAG GCTCACCCATGATGAAGAATGTCAGTGTGGCCATTCTGCAGCTGAGCGAGGCCGGCGAGCTGGACTTCCTGCGCAACAAGTGGTGGTCCAACAGCTGCGTGCAGGAGGGGTCCGGGGCCTCCTCGGTGCACCCACACTGCCTGAAGGGAGCGTTTGTGGTGCTGGGCCTGGGCCTGGGCCTCGGGGTGATGCTGGCCCTGCTGGAGCTCATCTCCAGCTCCCGGAAGAGTGCCAAAGAGCAAAAG AAAAATTGCTGTTCCGTGCTGTCGGCAGAGCTGAGTCAGCGTCTGGGGACGAGTGGAGCTCAGAAGACACAGGAGACCACAGACAAAAGCAAACCATAA